The Algoriphagus sanaruensis genome window below encodes:
- the epsC gene encoding serine O-acetyltransferase EpsC has protein sequence MNSLVSKIFNTHKECSDCPSPKVIQQFFEELLGLLFPEYALQKAKSQEEVAARLTLLKEQLSSILSRNHHLHSSLGPVLAKDFFDRLEVVFDWVHQDVEAMYAGDPAAKSKTEILRSYPGFYAIAAYRIANLLHQLGIKLIPRMITELAHSRTGVDIHPGATIGQYFCIDHGTGVVIGETTKIGNNVKIYQGVTLGALSVDKADADTKRHPTIEDGVIIYAGATILGGKTVIGKNSVIGGNVWLTKSVPANSKVYYQTQIHHEDGVVTDRYVFKNDLDELSE, from the coding sequence ATGAACTCATTAGTATCGAAAATTTTCAACACCCATAAAGAGTGTTCGGACTGTCCTTCGCCAAAAGTAATCCAGCAGTTTTTTGAGGAACTTCTAGGTTTGCTTTTTCCCGAATACGCACTTCAAAAAGCCAAGAGTCAGGAAGAAGTTGCAGCTAGATTGACACTTCTCAAGGAGCAACTTAGTTCGATTCTTTCCCGAAATCACCATCTTCATTCCAGTTTGGGGCCTGTGTTAGCCAAGGATTTTTTTGATCGATTGGAAGTGGTTTTTGATTGGGTGCATCAGGATGTGGAAGCGATGTATGCAGGAGATCCAGCGGCGAAGTCTAAGACGGAAATACTCAGAAGTTACCCTGGATTTTATGCCATAGCGGCCTACCGAATAGCGAATCTGCTCCATCAATTGGGGATAAAATTGATTCCTCGTATGATCACTGAGTTGGCTCATAGCCGCACAGGAGTAGATATCCATCCTGGAGCCACGATTGGTCAATATTTTTGTATTGATCACGGAACAGGTGTGGTGATTGGGGAGACGACAAAGATTGGGAATAATGTCAAAATCTATCAAGGGGTGACATTAGGAGCATTAAGCGTAGATAAGGCTGATGCAGATACCAAACGCCATCCCACTATCGAAGATGGGGTAATCATCTATGCAGGGGCCACCATTTTAGGTGGAAAAACCGTAATCGGTAAAAACTCAGTAATCGGTGGAAATGTATGGTTGACCAAGTCGGTGCCGGCAAATTCTAAAGTCTACTATCAAACTCAAATTCACCATGAAGATGGAGTGGTAACGGACAGATATGTGTTTAAAAATGATTTGGACGAGCTAAGCGAGTAA
- the cysM gene encoding cysteine synthase CysM — MKLFELIGNTPLIELEHIPTNPKVKIFCKMEGQNPGGSVKDRAAYNMLRSALDRGEIKPGDKLVEATSGNTGIALAMVAKVLGLEMTLIMPDNSTKERVLSMEAYGAKVILTPAAKTIEYSRVLAEQMRDEEGYVLLNQFGNPDNYLAHYKTTGPEIWRDTAGKVTHFVSAMGTTGTIMGVSRYLKEQNATIQIVGTQPTDGSSIPGIRRWSPEFLPAIFEPSRVDRVIDVSQQQATEMTRRMAKEEGILAGMSSGGALHAAIELSKELEEGIIVCITCDRGDRYLSSDLFG, encoded by the coding sequence ATGAAACTCTTTGAACTGATCGGAAATACGCCTTTGATCGAACTGGAACATATCCCCACAAATCCAAAGGTGAAGATTTTTTGTAAGATGGAAGGACAAAACCCCGGTGGTAGTGTCAAAGACCGCGCTGCATACAATATGCTTCGTTCAGCCTTGGATCGAGGAGAAATTAAGCCTGGAGACAAACTCGTAGAAGCAACTAGTGGCAATACTGGAATTGCCTTGGCCATGGTAGCAAAAGTCTTGGGGCTGGAAATGACCCTGATTATGCCAGACAATTCTACCAAAGAGCGTGTTCTTTCCATGGAAGCTTATGGAGCAAAAGTAATCTTGACTCCGGCTGCAAAAACGATTGAGTATTCTCGAGTCTTGGCTGAGCAAATGCGAGATGAAGAGGGGTATGTCCTACTCAATCAATTCGGGAATCCGGACAATTACCTTGCGCATTATAAAACTACAGGTCCTGAAATCTGGAGGGATACTGCTGGTAAAGTTACCCATTTTGTATCCGCCATGGGGACAACTGGGACGATTATGGGGGTTTCTCGATATTTAAAGGAACAAAATGCTACTATTCAAATAGTGGGTACACAGCCCACAGATGGATCAAGCATCCCCGGGATTCGCCGTTGGTCGCCCGAATTTTTGCCCGCGATTTTTGAACCTAGTCGTGTAGATCGAGTAATCGATGTCAGTCAGCAACAAGCTACTGAAATGACTCGCCGTATGGCAAAAGAAGAAGGGATTTTAGCGGGAATGAGTAGTGGAGGCGCACTACATGCAGCCATTGAGTTATCCAAGGAACTAGAGGAAGGGATCATCGTCTGCATTACTTGCGATCGTGGAGATCGGTACTTGAGCTCTGATTTGTTTGGGTAA
- a CDS encoding sugar phosphate isomerase/epimerase family protein, with translation MTTRRNLLKSLALLPLAATAQPSLAMESPKEATRFKFSLNTSTIRGQKLSLPQIIELAARSGYDGFEPWMMEIEGYLKEGKTLASLKKLASDAGLEFFDCIGFPTWMAQDEEKSKTGFTQMEKEMGILAELGCTRVAAPAIGTDAPLDLLKAGERYKKLLELGRKTGVMPQLEFWGAFPSFFHLGQAMAVAAAADDKDAKILADVYHLFRGGSGFEGMKMLDGHAIDIFHMNDFPGDIPRTEQQDKDRVMPGDGAAPMQELSDTLKSKGGQLILSLELFNPTYYAMDAEVVIKEGLGKMKRFF, from the coding sequence ATGACCACCCGAAGAAACCTTCTGAAGTCCTTAGCCCTACTCCCCCTTGCTGCTACCGCGCAGCCAAGTTTGGCAATGGAAAGTCCAAAAGAAGCAACCCGCTTCAAATTTTCTTTGAATACCAGTACCATCCGCGGGCAGAAATTAAGTTTACCCCAAATCATCGAATTAGCTGCTCGCTCAGGATACGATGGATTTGAACCATGGATGATGGAAATCGAAGGGTATTTGAAAGAAGGTAAAACACTGGCTTCCTTAAAAAAACTGGCTTCAGATGCGGGATTGGAATTTTTTGATTGCATCGGATTCCCTACTTGGATGGCTCAAGACGAAGAAAAAAGCAAAACAGGATTTACCCAAATGGAAAAGGAGATGGGGATTTTGGCAGAATTGGGATGTACCCGGGTAGCAGCGCCAGCCATTGGTACGGATGCACCACTAGATTTACTCAAGGCTGGAGAGCGCTATAAAAAGTTGCTAGAACTAGGAAGAAAAACGGGAGTGATGCCTCAGCTGGAGTTTTGGGGAGCATTTCCTTCCTTTTTTCATTTGGGACAAGCTATGGCTGTAGCCGCTGCTGCCGATGACAAAGACGCCAAAATCCTTGCAGACGTTTACCACCTTTTCCGCGGAGGATCTGGCTTTGAGGGAATGAAAATGTTGGATGGGCATGCGATTGACATCTTCCATATGAATGATTTCCCTGGGGATATTCCACGTACCGAGCAGCAGGACAAGGATCGAGTAATGCCCGGAGATGGAGCAGCTCCCATGCAAGAACTATCAGATACACTTAAGTCAAAAGGAGGGCAATTAATACTATCACTTGAGCTATTCAATCCAACCTACTATGCCATGGATGCAGAAGTCGTGATCAAAGAAGGATTGGGGAAAATGAAGCGGTTTTTCTAA
- a CDS encoding TonB-dependent receptor, producing the protein MRIKSVPFFLLLGMLIIGLGPVFQTQAQTNDRITGFFPGVSFERFAESIERDTPYRIYFKKSDVQDLKVSIQATNDRIEDVLTAVFEGTDLKFAISKSKEVFVTKGQEIKVSFPSDFFELAQSTRFSEGKQDEFVRNRRYTLGVPGPGTEATITGQVTSLEKNTPIEGAVVYDKESMRQTITDAEGRYRLLLPKGNLTLMIQNIGGYTEQRLLDLQGNSELDLTIGESIFSLGEVVVQSGAISNISRPEMGVQSLTVSQVKKLPAVMGEVDIIKGLLTLPGVNTAGEASVGFNVRGGAADQNLILLGQHTLFNPSHLFGFFSAVNSDMVQGVELYKAGIPANYGGRLSSVLQVTPKVGRSDKIGGSGGIGPMTSRLSLDGPLGKKTNFILGTRLTYSDWLLDFLEDRADLGASRAFFSDFNGVIQHELGSNDKLELSAYFSKDRFQFDPDTVYSYANQNVALSWTHYFNDQLEATFSVGQDGYQFDVQGEDNLLNAYQYQFGLKQQFLKAQFRQEKGDRHVLSYGLHAIRIQLNPGEINPYGVESIVIPEKVEDEQGIDASIFFGDEFEINDQWTVSGGLRYNLFSALGPRNVPQYAEGAPYLPENIIGEESFSKGKWMKTYHGPEFRLSARYALNNWSSLKAGVNSMRQNIHLLSNSSVITPTDTWKLSDSFIRPQRGIQYALGYFRNLEQNRIEFSAEVYYRTMQNLLDYRSGATIVLNKRIEQDVLLTRGKSYGLELFLRKNTGTVNGSISYTYSRSLLQTDPSEQKEQINGSSWYSSNFDQPHTANVVLNVEMSRRVNSTFAGKYSTGRPVTLPISKFEYGGSERVYFSERNGFRVPDYFRLDWSVNLEGNHKVKKLAHGSWSFGIYNILGRNNVYSVYFIPENGKLQGYQLSIFASQIPFITYNFKF; encoded by the coding sequence ATGAGAATCAAATCAGTACCATTCTTTTTGCTCTTGGGTATGTTGATTATTGGACTTGGTCCAGTTTTCCAGACCCAAGCCCAAACCAATGATCGGATTACGGGCTTTTTTCCAGGGGTGAGTTTTGAGCGTTTCGCTGAAAGTATCGAGCGGGACACGCCATATCGTATTTACTTTAAGAAGTCGGATGTTCAAGACCTTAAAGTTTCTATTCAGGCTACGAATGACCGAATCGAGGATGTTTTGACAGCAGTCTTTGAAGGGACAGATCTGAAGTTCGCAATTTCAAAATCGAAAGAAGTCTTTGTGACCAAAGGGCAAGAAATCAAGGTTTCCTTTCCTTCGGATTTTTTTGAATTGGCACAATCGACCCGTTTTTCAGAAGGAAAACAGGATGAATTTGTTCGAAATCGACGCTATACCTTGGGGGTTCCAGGACCAGGAACAGAAGCGACCATTACAGGTCAAGTGACTTCTTTGGAAAAAAACACACCGATCGAAGGCGCTGTGGTCTATGACAAAGAAAGCATGAGGCAAACAATCACCGATGCGGAAGGAAGGTACCGTCTTCTACTACCCAAAGGGAACCTAACGCTGATGATCCAAAATATCGGTGGCTATACCGAACAACGTCTCTTGGATCTTCAAGGCAATTCGGAACTCGATCTTACTATTGGAGAAAGTATATTTTCTCTAGGGGAAGTCGTGGTTCAATCAGGAGCCATCTCAAATATTTCTCGGCCCGAAATGGGTGTTCAATCGCTCACCGTGTCTCAGGTGAAAAAGCTGCCCGCTGTAATGGGAGAAGTGGATATTATCAAAGGACTACTAACCCTACCAGGAGTCAATACAGCAGGTGAAGCGAGTGTTGGATTTAATGTGCGAGGAGGAGCTGCAGATCAAAACTTGATTCTTTTAGGTCAACATACCCTCTTCAATCCTTCCCATTTATTTGGGTTTTTCTCCGCAGTCAATTCGGATATGGTCCAGGGGGTTGAACTATACAAGGCGGGAATTCCCGCTAATTATGGAGGTAGACTTTCTTCTGTTCTTCAGGTTACGCCAAAAGTTGGGCGGTCTGATAAAATCGGAGGATCAGGGGGAATAGGTCCGATGACCAGCCGATTGAGTTTGGATGGCCCTTTGGGTAAAAAGACTAATTTTATTTTAGGAACTCGGCTTACCTATTCGGATTGGTTATTGGATTTTTTAGAAGATCGGGCAGATTTAGGAGCGAGTCGTGCTTTCTTTTCGGATTTCAATGGAGTGATTCAGCATGAACTTGGATCCAATGACAAGCTTGAATTATCGGCATATTTCAGCAAGGACAGATTCCAATTTGATCCGGATACAGTCTATTCCTATGCTAATCAAAATGTTGCCCTTTCTTGGACTCATTATTTTAATGATCAATTGGAAGCTACGTTTTCTGTTGGTCAGGACGGCTATCAATTTGATGTTCAAGGAGAAGATAATTTGCTGAATGCCTATCAATACCAATTTGGGTTAAAACAGCAGTTTTTAAAGGCACAGTTTAGACAAGAAAAAGGTGATAGGCATGTGCTCAGCTATGGCCTTCATGCCATTCGAATTCAGCTCAATCCCGGAGAGATTAATCCTTATGGGGTAGAAAGTATTGTCATTCCTGAAAAAGTAGAGGATGAGCAAGGAATTGATGCGTCCATTTTCTTTGGAGATGAGTTTGAGATTAACGACCAATGGACGGTAAGTGGTGGCTTAAGGTATAATCTTTTCAGTGCTTTGGGACCTAGAAATGTTCCCCAATATGCGGAAGGTGCGCCTTATTTACCTGAGAATATTATTGGTGAAGAAAGCTTTAGCAAAGGCAAATGGATGAAGACTTATCATGGTCCTGAGTTTAGGCTTTCTGCGCGATATGCTCTCAATAACTGGTCCTCGCTCAAGGCAGGGGTCAATTCCATGCGTCAAAATATCCACTTGCTGAGCAACTCTTCCGTAATTACCCCGACAGACACTTGGAAGTTGAGTGATTCATTTATCCGACCTCAGCGAGGGATTCAATATGCCCTTGGATACTTTAGAAATCTGGAACAAAATCGAATTGAATTTTCTGCAGAGGTGTATTACAGAACCATGCAAAATCTGCTTGATTACCGATCAGGGGCTACCATTGTCCTTAACAAGCGCATCGAGCAAGATGTGCTTCTCACTAGGGGTAAATCTTATGGTTTGGAATTGTTTCTACGAAAAAATACCGGAACCGTAAATGGTTCGATTTCTTATACCTACAGCAGGTCTTTGTTGCAAACTGATCCTTCGGAGCAAAAAGAGCAAATTAATGGCTCGTCTTGGTATTCCAGCAATTTCGATCAGCCGCACACAGCCAATGTGGTGCTAAATGTCGAAATGAGCCGTCGGGTAAATTCAACCTTTGCAGGAAAATACAGTACCGGTCGACCGGTTACTTTGCCAATCTCCAAATTTGAATACGGTGGGTCTGAGCGAGTTTATTTTTCTGAACGAAATGGCTTCAGAGTTCCGGATTATTTCCGATTGGATTGGTCAGTAAATCTGGAGGGGAATCATAAAGTCAAAAAACTCGCACATGGCTCATGGTCATTTGGGATCTACAATATTCTGGGAAGAAATAATGTCTACTCGGTTTACTTCATTCCAGAAAATGGGAAGTTGCAAGGCTACCAGCTTTCCATTTTTGCCAGTCAGATTCCATTCATTACCTATAATTTCAAATTCTAA
- a CDS encoding DUF4249 domain-containing protein, with product MRVVYWIALGFLFLFQGCRTPFDPEIPARNNSLLVVEGYLDTEGKKSELKLSKTVSLGSETTFSPEVNASVQLVSSNGQTFGLEETAPGTYIFESDIEESNTYILEIILRNGDRFQSESLQPIITPEILDIGFQKDEEGVEVFISTKGDDNADDFLWTYEEAWIYRPRIRVPYIYDERIRDVRDRSDEEQIALCFKRERSPDILLETSSRFQEQVVFKKTITEIPTGNERIMERYSILVSQKAIEQDAVKFWEILKKNTEDIGSIFSPLPSLIGGNVYSVDDQSIPVIGQVSLGVVRERRIYINLTDVSPWGYLDPQFNNCIIEQEAVLKEFYDPIFTNPEVLPARPLIPPGGTVILGYFATDKRCADCTLYASRVKPDFWEDE from the coding sequence ATGCGGGTAGTTTACTGGATAGCGTTGGGTTTTCTATTCCTTTTTCAGGGATGTAGGACACCTTTTGATCCGGAAATTCCTGCCCGTAATAATTCGCTTCTTGTGGTCGAGGGATATTTGGACACGGAAGGGAAAAAAAGTGAATTGAAGTTGAGTAAGACCGTTTCTCTGGGTTCTGAGACAACATTTTCTCCTGAGGTCAATGCTAGTGTGCAATTAGTATCGAGCAATGGTCAAACCTTCGGACTGGAGGAAACAGCCCCTGGGACTTACATTTTCGAATCGGATATCGAGGAATCCAATACCTACATTCTAGAGATAATTCTTCGAAATGGAGATCGGTTTCAATCTGAAAGCTTGCAACCGATCATAACTCCTGAAATTTTGGATATTGGATTTCAAAAGGATGAAGAGGGAGTGGAGGTATTTATTTCCACCAAGGGAGATGATAATGCGGATGATTTCCTCTGGACGTATGAGGAGGCATGGATTTATCGACCAAGAATTCGAGTTCCTTACATCTATGATGAAAGGATCAGAGATGTACGAGATCGCTCGGATGAGGAGCAAATTGCGCTCTGTTTTAAAAGGGAGCGTAGCCCGGATATTTTGTTGGAAACTAGCTCCCGATTCCAAGAACAAGTCGTTTTCAAAAAGACGATTACAGAGATTCCGACTGGTAATGAGCGAATTATGGAGCGATACAGCATCTTGGTTTCGCAAAAAGCGATTGAGCAAGACGCCGTCAAGTTTTGGGAAATTCTTAAGAAAAACACCGAAGACATCGGTTCAATATTTAGCCCGCTTCCGTCCTTAATTGGAGGAAATGTATACAGTGTGGATGATCAAAGTATCCCAGTGATTGGTCAGGTAAGTCTTGGCGTGGTTCGTGAAAGAAGGATTTACATCAATCTTACCGATGTGTCCCCTTGGGGATATCTGGATCCACAGTTTAATAACTGTATCATTGAACAAGAAGCCGTTTTAAAGGAATTTTATGATCCCATTTTTACCAATCCAGAAGTGTTGCCTGCCAGACCTTTAATCCCGCCAGGAGGTACTGTTATTCTAGGATACTTTGCTACTGATAAAAGATGTGCGGATTGTACGTTGTATGCCTCTCGTGTAAAACCAGACTTTTGGGAAGATGAGTAA
- a CDS encoding DUF4249 domain-containing protein, which yields MSKNHRNRSGLSSSFLKFQKRGPLLSLSFNRKWKGLVWLFPILFALSCRLPYDPEIPSEETSVLVVEGYLDTEGTKSELKLSRTVSLGASQTQNPVSGAIVEVVAAGGDRFGLIEQKAGTYVFEYNVQEAETYQLEIQLPTGERFESKPIQPLVTPEIIDAGFIRDEEGVEIYISTQGDEQADDFLWTYEETWIYRPRIRTSYIFDEQIGTVRTRTDEDQNALCYKSVTSPDILLETSSRFQDQVVFQKTISEIPKGDERIMERYSILISQKAIDQEAVQFWEILKKNTEDVGSIFSPLPSLIGGNIYSLDDSKTAVIGQVSMGVVRQIRIYVNLEDVSPWGYVDPQFNDCVIGEEAVMRNDYATIFGNGTIVPARELMVGTTIVGYYPADRKCVDCTLYATRGLPDFWEEKD from the coding sequence ATGAGTAAAAATCACAGAAATAGAAGTGGATTAAGTTCTAGCTTTTTAAAATTTCAGAAAAGAGGACCACTCCTTTCCTTATCGTTCAATAGGAAGTGGAAAGGCCTTGTTTGGCTGTTTCCAATTCTTTTTGCCCTTTCTTGCAGACTCCCGTATGATCCAGAAATTCCTTCTGAGGAGACGAGTGTCTTGGTTGTGGAGGGATATCTAGATACCGAAGGGACAAAAAGTGAGTTGAAACTTAGCCGAACAGTCAGTCTAGGAGCCTCACAAACTCAAAACCCAGTTTCCGGAGCAATTGTGGAAGTGGTAGCGGCGGGCGGTGATCGATTTGGTCTTATTGAACAAAAGGCCGGCACCTATGTATTCGAATACAATGTGCAAGAAGCGGAAACCTATCAATTAGAGATTCAATTGCCTACTGGAGAGCGATTTGAATCCAAACCGATTCAGCCATTAGTGACTCCCGAAATTATTGATGCAGGATTTATCCGTGATGAGGAAGGGGTGGAGATTTATATCTCGACTCAAGGTGATGAACAAGCCGATGATTTTTTGTGGACCTATGAAGAAACTTGGATTTACAGACCTCGAATTCGAACATCTTACATCTTTGATGAGCAAATCGGGACGGTTCGCACTCGAACTGATGAAGATCAAAATGCACTTTGTTACAAGTCTGTAACCAGTCCAGATATTTTATTGGAGACAAGTTCCAGATTTCAGGATCAGGTTGTTTTTCAAAAAACCATCTCTGAAATCCCGAAAGGCGATGAGCGGATTATGGAGCGATACAGTATTCTAATTTCCCAAAAGGCAATTGATCAAGAAGCAGTTCAATTCTGGGAGATTCTGAAAAAAAATACAGAAGATGTGGGCTCCATTTTCAGTCCTCTTCCTTCCTTGATTGGTGGAAATATCTACAGCTTGGATGATTCCAAAACAGCAGTCATCGGGCAAGTGAGTATGGGGGTCGTGAGACAGATACGGATTTACGTAAACCTTGAAGATGTGTCTCCTTGGGGATATGTAGACCCTCAGTTTAATGATTGTGTGATTGGGGAGGAAGCAGTGATGCGGAATGATTATGCGACCATTTTTGGAAATGGGACCATTGTGCCTGCTCGGGAATTGATGGTAGGAACTACGATTGTTGGATATTATCCGGCGGATCGAAAATGTGTGGATTGTACCTTATATGCGACTAGAGGTCTCCCAGATTTTTGGGAGGAAAAAGATTGA
- the mdh gene encoding malate dehydrogenase → MSKVTVVGAGNVGATCADVLAYREIAEEIVLVDIKEGVAEGKALDIWQKAPINQYDSKTVGSTNDYSKTANSDVVVITSGLPRKPGMTRDDLIETNAGIVKSVTENVIKYSPNAIIIVVSNPLDVMTYQAHLTSGLPRTKVIGMAGILDTARYRAFLADELNVSGKEIQAILMGGHGDTMVPLPRYTTVAGIPVTELVEKDKLDAIIERTKFGGGELVKLMGTSAWYAPGSAAAQMVEAILKNQRRVFPVCIKLDGEYGIDDCYLGVPVILGKNGVEKVIELDLNAEEKALLETSRGHVKEVMNVLDKLSN, encoded by the coding sequence ATGAGCAAAGTAACCGTAGTCGGTGCGGGTAACGTAGGCGCAACATGTGCAGACGTATTAGCTTACCGAGAGATCGCCGAAGAAATTGTTTTAGTTGATATCAAAGAAGGTGTTGCTGAAGGCAAAGCCCTCGACATTTGGCAAAAAGCCCCTATCAATCAATACGACAGCAAAACTGTAGGTAGCACCAATGACTACAGCAAAACTGCTAATTCTGACGTAGTTGTAATTACTTCAGGTCTTCCACGTAAGCCTGGAATGACACGTGACGACTTAATCGAAACCAATGCAGGTATCGTGAAATCTGTAACAGAAAACGTGATCAAATATTCTCCAAATGCCATCATCATCGTCGTGTCTAACCCACTTGACGTAATGACCTATCAGGCGCATTTGACCTCAGGACTTCCTCGTACCAAAGTAATCGGTATGGCAGGCATCCTAGATACAGCGCGTTACAGAGCATTTTTGGCTGACGAGCTTAACGTATCCGGCAAGGAAATCCAAGCTATCCTAATGGGCGGTCATGGTGACACTATGGTTCCTCTTCCAAGATATACAACAGTAGCAGGTATTCCTGTGACTGAATTGGTAGAAAAAGATAAGCTAGATGCCATCATCGAGCGCACCAAATTTGGTGGCGGGGAATTAGTGAAACTTATGGGTACTTCTGCTTGGTATGCTCCAGGATCTGCAGCCGCACAAATGGTAGAAGCTATTCTCAAAAATCAACGAAGAGTATTCCCTGTTTGTATTAAGCTGGATGGAGAATACGGAATCGATGATTGCTACCTAGGTGTTCCAGTAATCTTGGGTAAAAACGGGGTAGAAAAAGTGATCGAACTTGATCTCAATGCTGAAGAAAAAGCCCTTTTGGAAACTTCAAGAGGTCACGTGAAAGAAGTGATGAACGTATTGGATAAGTTGAGCAACTAA
- a CDS encoding Crp/Fnr family transcriptional regulator yields the protein MRNPFSKTYEPEEIKMFDFLQGIKFFERLRMKELANFLPAMHVRKYVRDEVVFFSKDPSQALYLLKKGQVNLTIDVRDNFETILEVNRGEAFGENSLLENAKRTYTAIITSDEAELIVIPHFAIQEIFDSNPKIKAKMMTSLAEYYNTNNQRLFRSYRESFGFFSLRQMFE from the coding sequence ATGCGAAACCCTTTTTCCAAAACGTATGAGCCAGAGGAAATCAAAATGTTTGATTTTCTTCAAGGGATCAAATTTTTTGAACGCCTCCGAATGAAGGAATTGGCTAATTTTTTACCTGCTATGCACGTTCGAAAGTATGTTCGAGATGAAGTGGTGTTTTTTTCCAAAGACCCAAGTCAGGCCCTCTATCTTTTGAAAAAAGGGCAAGTCAATCTAACTATCGACGTCCGGGATAATTTTGAAACGATCCTAGAAGTCAACCGAGGAGAAGCATTTGGAGAAAATTCTTTGTTGGAAAACGCCAAGCGAACCTATACTGCTATTATCACTTCGGATGAAGCTGAACTGATTGTAATTCCACATTTTGCTATTCAGGAGATTTTTGACAGCAACCCAAAAATCAAGGCAAAAATGATGACTTCACTAGCGGAATATTACAACACCAACAATCAACGACTATTTAGATCCTATCGAGAGTCATTTGGATTTTTCAGCTTGCGGCAAATGTTTGAATAA
- the tilS gene encoding tRNA lysidine(34) synthetase TilS, with translation MLERFLTHISTLLDTSGNSTYLLAFSGGQDSVCLASLLNRAKVPFELAHVNFGLRGTESDLDEEFAKKWANDHRVEIHLLHPNTQELADSKGISIQMAAREIRYDFFEKTRSERNLTGIILAHHEDDQIETILLNLLRGTGIEGLYGMADKKGHLIRPLLPFAKEEISNYLLENTISWREDSSNSSDKYKRNRLRHQVIPTLLSVEPDARKNLLTSLSRLKDTGKLFFDLVEKWKKDSIREQGEFSEVEIQSLKNQPGAASLLYFWLRSYGFQPDQTQEIASNLSHFQTGAVFYSKNFELVIDREKLILGPIVDHFEPITLERGINSILIHGNEWQISEENWNGIIDPKPTNALLDLEHLTFPMTIRGWEEGDRFIPLGMNSSKKISDFLIDQKIPLIQKRRIKVLESGGKIAWIIGHRIADWAKCSPSTRICLHFKKS, from the coding sequence ATGCTTGAACGTTTTTTAACTCATATTTCCACACTGCTAGACACCTCTGGAAATTCCACTTACTTGCTTGCGTTTAGTGGGGGACAGGACAGTGTCTGTTTGGCCAGCTTGCTCAACCGAGCCAAAGTTCCTTTTGAGCTGGCACATGTAAATTTTGGATTGAGAGGAACAGAAAGTGATTTAGATGAAGAATTTGCCAAGAAATGGGCAAACGATCACCGGGTCGAGATTCATCTTCTACACCCTAACACTCAGGAATTAGCCGATTCTAAGGGCATTTCTATCCAAATGGCCGCACGCGAAATCCGCTATGATTTTTTTGAAAAAACCCGGTCCGAAAGAAATCTCACGGGAATCATTCTGGCTCATCATGAAGACGATCAGATTGAAACAATTTTACTCAATCTTCTAAGAGGCACCGGGATAGAGGGGCTATACGGGATGGCAGATAAAAAGGGCCATTTAATCCGTCCATTATTACCATTTGCCAAGGAAGAAATCTCAAATTACCTCCTAGAAAACACCATTTCATGGAGAGAAGACAGCTCAAATTCAAGCGACAAATACAAGCGTAATCGACTTCGTCATCAGGTCATACCAACCTTACTTTCCGTGGAGCCGGATGCTCGAAAAAACCTTCTTACTAGCCTATCCAGACTGAAGGACACTGGAAAGTTGTTTTTTGATTTGGTTGAAAAATGGAAAAAAGATTCGATTCGGGAGCAGGGAGAGTTTTCTGAAGTAGAAATTCAGTCATTAAAAAATCAACCCGGAGCGGCATCATTGCTCTATTTTTGGTTGAGAAGCTATGGGTTTCAGCCAGACCAAACCCAAGAGATTGCTTCAAATTTGAGCCATTTTCAGACCGGAGCAGTTTTCTACAGTAAGAATTTTGAACTTGTCATAGATCGAGAAAAGCTAATTCTTGGACCCATAGTTGACCATTTTGAACCTATCACTTTGGAGAGAGGAATCAACTCAATCCTAATCCATGGAAATGAGTGGCAAATTTCTGAGGAGAACTGGAATGGAATTATTGATCCCAAACCTACGAATGCCCTCCTAGACCTAGAGCACCTCACTTTTCCAATGACCATTCGAGGCTGGGAAGAAGGAGATCGATTTATTCCTTTGGGGATGAATTCGTCCAAAAAAATATCTGACTTTCTCATTGACCAGAAAATCCCCTTGATCCAAAAACGGCGGATAAAAGTACTGGAATCAGGTGGGAAAATAGCCTGGATCATCGGTCATCGGATCGCTGATTGGGCTAAGTGTTCCCCTTCTACCCGAATTTGTTTACATTTCAAAAAATCCTAA